GTAGAGGACGCCGTGCGCGTCGAAGGTCTCAAAGGCGATGACCTCGTCCAAGCGGTCCAAGAACTCCGGGTTGAAGATGGTCTTTAAGGGCGCCTGCACGTCGCGGGTCGTCTCCAGGAAGCCGACGGTGTTGCCGAGGTTGAAGCCGGTATTGGAGGTCATGATGAGAATCACCCGCCTGAAGTCGACGGTGCGGCCCAAGCCATCGGTCAGACGGCCGTCATCCAAGACCTGCAAAAAGGTGTTGTAGATGTCCGGGTGAGCCTTTTCGACTTCGTCTAGGAGCACCACCGAAAAGGGCTGGCGGCGGATGGCCTCGGTGAGGCGGCCGCCCTGCTCGTGGCCGACGTAACCGGGGGGCGCGCCGATCAGCTTGGAGATGGCGTGGCCCTCCTGGTACTCGGACATGTCCAAGCGCACCAGCGCCCGCTCACTGCCGAAGAGCTCGGTGGCGAGCTGCTTGGCCAAAAAGGTCTTGCCCACGCCCGAGGGGCCGACGAAGAGAAACGAGGCCGAAACGCGGGTGCGACCGCCCAGCCCCACCCGGGCTCGGCGCAAGGCGGCGGCAAGCGCCTTGATCGCCTTGTTCTGGCCGACCACACGGGTCTCCAGGAGCTCTTCGATGTGGGCGAGCTTGTCGTCGTCGCGGTCATCGACGTAGATGCCGCCCCAGGAGTCGACGACCGACTCGACGTCCTCGCGGCTCACCACCGGGGTGCCGTCGGCCTCCTCGAGGACGGGAAAGCCCAGGGACTTGTTGAGCCGGGTGCGCGCGGCGGCCTCGTCGATGAGGTCGATGGCCTTGTCGGGAAAGTTGCGGCCGGGCAGGCTGCGCTCGCCGTAGCGCACCGAGAGCTCCAAAATCCCCTGCGGGATGAGGACGCCGTGGTGGTCCTCGTAGCGCTGGCGCAGGCCCTGGAGGATCTCCAAGGTCTCCTCGGGCGAGGGTTCCAAGACGATGACGGGCTGAAAGCGGCGCTCCAGGGCAGCGTCCTTTTCGATGTAGCGGTGGTACTCGCCGGTGGTGGTGGCGCCGACGACCTGCACCTCGCCGCGCGACAGGGGCGGCTTCAAGATGTTGGCGGCGTCCAAGGTGCCCTCGGCGCCGCCCGCGCCGACGAGGGTGTGGATCTCGTCGATAAAGGCCACCACCTTGGCGCTCTTGAGCTCTTCGATCACCTGGCGCAGCCGCTCCTCGAACTCGCCGCGGTACTTCGTGCCGGCGACGATGTTGGAGAGGTCGATGGAAAGCACGCGCACGCCGCGCAGGTTGGGCGGCACCCGGCCCTCGACGATGGCTAGGGCCAGGCCCTCGGCGATGGCCGTCTTGCCGACGCCGGGGTCGCCGATCAGAACCGGATTGTTCTTGGTGCGGCGCGAGAGGATCTGGATGACGCGGCGGATCTCCTCGACGCGGCCGATGACCGGATCGAGCTTGCCGTCTCTAGCCTGTTTGGTGAGATCGCGGGCGTACTCGTCCAAAAAAGGGGTGTTGACCGTCTCGGCCTGCGCCTTGGGGTCGGCGGCGGCCAGGATGCGCCAGCGCACCGTGTCCACGTCCCTGGTGAGCTGCTGGAGGATGCGGTAGGCGACGCCGTCGCCCTCGCGGATGATGCCGAGCAGGATATGCTCGGTAGCGATGACGGTCGAACCCAGGGAGCGAGCCTCGCTGCCGGCCAGTTCCATCACCCGGCGCGCCCGCGGCGTGATGGCGGCGGTCTCATTGCGGGGCAGGCCGTCGCCGCGGCCCACCATCTCCTCGACCTGACGGCGAAAACCCTCCAAGGTCGCGCCGAACTCGCCCAACACGCGGCTGGCGGTGCCGCCCTCGCGCATGAGGCCGAGGAGCAGGTGCTCGGGGCCGATCATGGCGTGGCCGAGCTTGGAGCCTTCCTCTCTGGCAAAGTGAAACACCAGCCTGGCACGGTCGTCATACCGGTTCAAAATAGCCCCCTTCGTACGAGCGGCCTTTCGACCACCCCAAATATAACGGCCTCTGCCTCAATCATAGCGGC
This region of Deinococcota bacterium genomic DNA includes:
- a CDS encoding ATP-dependent Clp protease ATP-binding subunit: MNRYDDRARLVFHFAREEGSKLGHAMIGPEHLLLGLMREGGTASRVLGEFGATLEGFRRQVEEMVGRGDGLPRNETAAITPRARRVMELAGSEARSLGSTVIATEHILLGIIREGDGVAYRILQQLTRDVDTVRWRILAAADPKAQAETVNTPFLDEYARDLTKQARDGKLDPVIGRVEEIRRVIQILSRRTKNNPVLIGDPGVGKTAIAEGLALAIVEGRVPPNLRGVRVLSIDLSNIVAGTKYRGEFEERLRQVIEELKSAKVVAFIDEIHTLVGAGGAEGTLDAANILKPPLSRGEVQVVGATTTGEYHRYIEKDAALERRFQPVIVLEPSPEETLEILQGLRQRYEDHHGVLIPQGILELSVRYGERSLPGRNFPDKAIDLIDEAAARTRLNKSLGFPVLEEADGTPVVSREDVESVVDSWGGIYVDDRDDDKLAHIEELLETRVVGQNKAIKALAAALRRARVGLGGRTRVSASFLFVGPSGVGKTFLAKQLATELFGSERALVRLDMSEYQEGHAISKLIGAPPGYVGHEQGGRLTEAIRRQPFSVVLLDEVEKAHPDIYNTFLQVLDDGRLTDGLGRTVDFRRVILIMTSNTGFNLGNTVGFLETTRDVQAPLKTIFNPEFLDRLDEVIAFETFDAHGVLYIASRMLDEMKDDLASRDIEVSFGVEVASFLVDKMPKGDSARPLRAVMREYIEDPLALELLKSGSDEPLIVTVEGEEIIFARPMPVV